GTTGCTTCGCAGAGTACCGAGATGTTGATATCACCATCTACATCAGAACTGCGGATGGCTAACGTAGCGTTTTTGAAGCCTTCTGACAGCGGGCTAAAGCTGATTGGCAAGTTTACGGTCTCTCCGGCCGGTATTACAAATGGTACCGGGTAATTGACCTTAAACTCAGAACCCTGCGGAAAGCTTGCTGACGTAACGACGATGGCCTGGTTTCCACCCGTATTCGACAGTTTGATAATGCTCGTCCGGGTCGCGTTGACAGGGATCGCTGACAGCACTTTGCTTGAACCTGCGTCGTCAGAGATAGACCCTGGCGTAACCTGCGTAACGGTCGGCGTGGTGGGTTCACCTTTGAAGTAAACTTCCTGCTCGCTGATGGCGTTGCTTCCCTGCGCACCGGAACCCGCAGCGACGTAGATACCGCCATTGTTGACGATTGCCTGCGTAGCGTGCCGTCCTTTCTGCATGTTGGCCAGCTTTTTCCAGATACCCGTACCAAAGTTCAGAGCTTCCGTTTCACCGTGAGCCGCTGGCTGGTTACTCTCTCCCCCAATGACCACCAATTCACCATCCAAAACAACTGAGGTTGTTCCAGCGCGCTGGGTCGGAATTGGATTGGGCAACGTTGACCATTGTCCGGTCGTGAAATCATAGACGTCAACCTCCGGCACGGTTAGCGTGAACGTCTGATTGGTGTTGGCCGACGTGCGACGGCCCGCAGCCGCATACAATTTGTTTTCATAAACCACGGCCTGGAAGTGATCGCGGGCGTGTGGTGCATCGGCCAGTGTTCGCCAGATACCGGTTGCCGGATCGTACTCATCAAACCAGGCTACATATCCGTTGTTGTGGCCTTTTGTGTTTCCGCCAACAATGTAAATCTTCTTGTTGTAGACGACTACACCGGCGGTTCCCCGACGTCGATCAACTGGGATATCGGGTCCTAAATACCATTTATTGGCTTTAGGATCGTAAATGTGAACCTGATTAACCGTGGGCTCCTGCGGATAGCTACCCGAGAGAGCACCCACAACGTAAACCAATCCATCCAGCGTAACGGCCTGGAAGTGGTGCATATCAACCGGGGTTTGGGCCGCGTTGGTCCACACTTTCGTGATGGGGTTGTAAACCTGTACGGGCTTAATTCCACGACCACCAATCAGGTAAAACTTGTCACCCACCTGTACATATCCGTTCTCGAAACGCGCGGTTGGCTTCCCGGTGTTGGGAATGATGTTTTGCCAGCCACCCGCAACGATCGGCGGAGCAATCGTGATTACAAAGTTGCTGCTTACCGTTCCGTTCTGACCATCGTTGGCCGTTACTTTCACCGTAATGCTCTCAGGGCCACCTGCAGGCGGTGTTCCGTTGAAGGTCCGGGTATCCGAGGTAAAGCTCAGCCACTCCGGCAAAGCCGTGTTATCGCTCAGGCTGGCGGAGTACGTCAGCACATCGCCATCGGGATCCGTGAAGGCATTCGCATCAAACGCAAAGGTGAAAGCAAGGTTTGCTGTTGCGTGTTGTTCCGGAATTGCATTGGCAACTACTGGCGGGCGGGGCGCCTGATCGATTACCGTAAAGCTGATGGTGAGCGGGCGACCGGCGGTATCCGTTGCGGCAGTACCGACGTACGGTGTGGCGGTCAACGTATAAGTACCAACTGCCGGTGTCCAGTTTTTGAAATCACCGTTGGTATCACCGAAGAGCGCATACGGCAAACCATTATCTACTTGCGTACGACCTTGTGCTCCAGTCAATACCATCCGTACCGATCCTACGGGGCTGGGGTTCGTATTAACCCGGATGTTTAAATTGCGACTGGGTAAGGTTGCCAGATTCAAGCGGTCGCCGTTAGCCATCACTTTGATCTCCTGATCGCTGGTGGCGTTCATCAGGCTGAAACTTACCACCGATTGCTGACTCACCGGCGGAACCACCGAAACCGTAACAATTTCCTGCGCTGTCAGCACGGGACTTCCGTTATCGGCTGCTTTGATGGCAATGTTATACGTACCGAGCGCAGTTGGCGTCCAGCTAAATTCACCCGTAGTCGGATTGATGCTGGCACCACTGGGCCCTGAGATGCTATACGTTACACTCTGGCCGGCATCGGCATCCGTCGCCTGAGCCGTAAACGTCAGCGGCTTGTTGATTGTAGCAGTCTGGCTACCAATCGCCGTCAGCACCGGAATGGTGTTGGTGGTGGAATTGGTGAACGAAAGGACAAAGTCATCACTGGCTGAACCACCTTTCCCATCGCTGGCCAGCACCTTTACAGTAATAGGTGCGGTGTTGCTGGGCGCGATACCGCTAAACGTCCGGGTAGCTCCGTTGAAGCTTAACCATGAGGGCAGGGCAGCGTTGTTGTTCAGACTAGCGGAATACGTCATGGCATCATCATTGATATCCGTGAAGGTATTCGCAGGGACGGTATAAGACCAATTGGCACCAACCGTTGCTGTCTGATCGGGAATTTGCGCGGTAACAACCGGAGCGCTGTTGCCCGGCGTTGCACACTCGCTGGTTGTTTCAGCATTGGTCAGCAACTGAGCGGCTGACTGCGTAATCGTGGAGTGAAACAGCACGATCCGGTCAATCAGGTGGTACGACGCCCGCGCTGAGATTTGCAGTTTGTAAACACCTGGTGCGTTGAATTCAACCTTAACAGGCATGCCATCTTCGTCATTGGCGAAGGAGTTCCAGGCCCAAACCAGACCGGCGGCATTGTAAAAAATCTTGAACCAGCCGTCTCCACCCGCACCGAAGGCTACCGGCGATTTACCCGTTCCTTTGGGATATACGATGAGGCCGTTTTTTTCCGCATAAAAATCACTGGCGTCCGGGAAACGCAGCCAGGAGTCATTATGCTCATTACCAGCCGTTCCCAGACCGACTTTACTGCGCCACTGGAACGTATACTTCCCGGCTTTGGTGATTTTGACGGTGGTTTCGATTACTCCAATTCCCGGGGTCGCGAAGTTCTCGGCGTTTACCCAGGTAATGTAGCCACTTCCCGTGTAATTGGATTCGGTTGTTCTCTTCTGCCAGCCCGTGGGGAGCGTTAAGTTCTCTGTTTCAATAACGACCAGACCATTTTTCTCTTCATAAGGAGAAGGACAGTCGGCCAAGGCTACTCTTGCTGCTGCGTTGGGCAAGTTGCCTACTTTGACAGCGGAAATTTTGGTTGCGTTGCCTGGCTCCCGGCTACCGCTACTGCCGGGACCATCGTTGATCCGGGTCCTTGATGATGTCAACAAAGGTGACACCAACAGCACTAGAAAAAGGTAAAGATAATTTTTCATACTGAAGTAAATGGAATTTGAATAAGAATAGGATTAGATAAGTGAAACAAAACGAAATTGATAATCAGATTTTCAAGCGTTAATGACTAAAAAGCATACTCCTTATTTGCATAGAAATCTTATTGGGCTGAGCTGACCTGCCCTTTTTGATAATAATAAATCTTTAAAGTCGTTGAGTAAACTACGCTATACCGGTTGATACTGGTCCTGTTGTTTACGGTCGAATTAATACCAACAAACCGTAAGTACCCCACTTCTGGACAGCCAAAAAATGGCTAAAACTACCGTTTAGTTGCCCGTTTGGAACGTCAGTTCAGCGGTATGGCTCTCCTTAATTTGAAAATTAAATCAGGCTAGGAAATCTGGTTAGGATAGTGGACAAATTCGTTTCATGTGGACACAGCCGAAACTTGCTTATATTCTGCAGTAGTGGCGGACTCTCTCTACTTATTTGCTATGGTTTCAGAATCCGATCAGAACAATAAGCTTTCTACTACTTACATGCACATTTAATCTGCCTTTAATTTCGAGCATAAAAATACCTATTAATTTTAATTTACAAGTGACATTTAAATAAGCTTTTGCAAGAATCTAGCTTTTACTTCTAAGTATATATCATTAAACTTCCATCTGTACGCTATCTTTTCGACTTGCTACTCATACCGCCAAACACAAAACACCCAAGCCTTAACTAGCAGATTTTCAATATTTTATATATAAACTTTGGACTAATTTGTATTAAAGAAAAACCGGTTTAAGTAGATCTAGACGGTTTATTTTTCTACAATAAAAATTAATTATACGGTGTCAATTAACCTAACTGTTGACCCTTTAAAATATCACAGTATAGATACGCTAAAAATTTATATAGAATTATAAAATTTCATATAACCTATCCTCATCTACCCGCCTATAAATAGACAGTTTTTTTAGTAATATTAAAAATATATCTTCTGATATATAGAGGCTTATGTCTTATTTATTACCCTGGACCGCCTATTTATCAGACAAACAAATCCACATTATCCCTTCTCGCCATTAAAGAATATTGAACAAAACATATCTTCTCAAATCTACAAAGACTTAGCTGATAACATAATTGCCATACAAAGCCTCAAACTTTACCAGCTTAGTCAGGTCGTCAGCCAGCCAATAAATCTTCTTAATAATTTCACAATTCAACAGATTTTAACGCATTATACCTACGGCAAAGGCTTCTCTTCCGCATCACAGAAAATATTTGTCTTATTATTCAAAGTCACTACTCGAATTTCTACCTCGTAATTATGACAACTTAGCGCAGACACCGGTTATAAAACACCCCGCTCTTGTCTGATTAATCGGCTTTGTAGAATCACTTTCCTGAACGAAACTGCTCCCGTATGGATATTCGAGCAAGTTCTGTGTCCAGGCATTGAAACTTCTTTTGCAGGGATGCCTTGTAGATAAAGAAAACCCCAACTGGTTAATAGCAGATTAGGCCGGTCCGGAAGCATCTACTCTGTTAATGCGTATATTTGATTCTTGCAAATTTTGTCCTGTCATGGAGATTAAAACCCTGGAAAGTTTTTACAAGGATACGGCTGCGTTAATTCCCGAAGGCATCAACAAGGAAATTGGTCATTTTAATGTCTTTAAGATTGACGAGATACACGCGCAAAATCGCAAAAACCCTAAACCGGTTATGCCGTATAACCGCCGTGCCTATTATAAAATCAGTCTGATCAGTGGTCGCAATCGGGCTGAATATGCCGACAAGGTTATCGATATCGAAAAAAACGCGCTGCTTTTTGCAACCCCGAAAATTCCTTATCACTACGTACCGCAGGATGACGACCAGTTTGGCTATTTCTGCATTTTTACGAGCGATTTTCTGCTTCACAGTAAAAGTGGCGTTGTATTGGACGAGCTGCCGATTTATCATCCCGGTGGTTATCCTATTTTTCTGCTTTCCGACGAAGAGGCCGACGACATATCGTACGTATTCAAAAAAATGCACAACGAATTGTCTTCAAATTACGCTTACAAGTATGATCTACTAAGGAATTACGTCCTCGAACTGATCCATCTTGGCCAGAAGCTGCAACCCGCAACGGCCTTATACCCAACCCATAATGCGTCGGCCCGGGTTTCGTCGCTGTTCATTGAACTTCTGGAGCGGCAGTTCCCGATTGAGTCGCCCCACCAGAGGTTAAGCTTGCGCACGGCGAAGGATTTTGCCGACCGGCTGGCGGTTCACGTCAACCACCTCAACAAAGTCTTGAAGGAAAACACCGGCAAAACCACCACCGACCTGATCAGCGGCCGCGTTCTACAGGAAGCGAAAATCCTGCTCAAACAAACTGACTGGAATATCTCCGAAATTGCTCATTCCCTCGGCTTTGAAGAAGTAGCCCACTTCTCCAATTTTTTCAAGAAGCAGACTTCCTTTGCACCACTGGCCTTCCGGGCTTAAGCGACTTTGAATTTTGCAAATGATGGATTGATGCTTGCAAACACCTGAATCTTGAGGCACTCTACTTTTGTATCATCATAACCAATCAAAACAAAGATGAACAACAGTAAGATTGCGCTGGTAACCGGCGGCAGCCGTGGTCTGGGAAAAAATATGGCCTTAAGCCTGGCTCAAAAAGGGATTGACGTTATTCTCACCTACAACAGCCAAAAAGATGAAGCAACGGCGGTGGTGAACGAAATCGAACAAATTGGGCAGAAAGCGGCATTTCTGCAACTAAACACCGGTGATGTAGGGAGCTTTGACGGCTTTTTTGAACAGTTAAAAACTATTCTGGAAACCACATTCGGCGCGGACCGTTTCGATTTCCTGATTAATAATGCCGGTATCGGTATTCACGCTCCATTTGCTGAAACCACCGAAGAACAGTTTGACCAACTGTCGAATATCCATTTGAAAGGGGTATTTTTTCTGACGCAAAAGGCTTTGCCGCTGCTGAATGACGGCGGACGGATTGTCAACGTTTCGAGCGGACTGGCTCGCTTCGCCGTTCCTGGCTCTTCGGCCTACGGAGCGCTGAAAGCCGCCGTTGAAATGCTGACCCGATATCAGGCTAAAGAATTGGGTGCTAGAGGAATAACCGTCAATGTGGTCGCTCCGGGCGCCATTGAGACGGACTTTGGCGGAGGCCAAGTGCGGGACAATGTTCAACTGAACCAGTGGGTAGCCGGTGTTACGGCTTTAGGTCGCGCGGGCCTTCCCGACGATATTGGCGGTGTCGTGGCTTTCTTGTGTACAGATGACGCCCGGTGGATCAACGGCCAACGAATTGAAGTATCCGGCGGGATGAACTTGTAAGTCTGCTTTTTCCTTTTTTTCTGAAAGTTATAAACCCATCATTTGTGGCAATTGTCCACATTTGGTGGGTTATTTTTGCTTCAAACCCCTTTCTAAGCTTCAAAAATACACCCATCGTATTTCTGATAATTGGGTAATAACCGCCCGAAATAGAATTGGATGATCAGATGTTTTTTAATTCTTTACCAAATTCCTTCTTCATAGTTTTCGGCTTAATCTCTTGCTAGCTTTTATGGGCCTGTTTGACGATAAAACGCCTTTTCAACTTTTTCTTCTTGTAAAAACACCATTTCTACTGTTTTTTACCAATTCCTTCATATTTTAATTATAAAAAGATTGAGTATATCCCGTAAAACATTCGAAAATAGATTGACGTTTGTATATCATATATCCATTAAATCGCTATCAATACCATGGAATATATCATCCTCGGAATACTCGCTTTACTAGCAACGGTTGCGGCTATCTATAAATCCAGCTTATCCAGTAGCCAGCAAAAAACCAAAAACAGTCTGATCAACGCACTCATTAAAGTCTGCATTAAAATGAAAGCTGATCCGGAACTTCTGGCGGCACTAAAGAAACGTGGTCAGGAACTGGATGATGACGATCTTCTGATGCGGATTAATTTGTGGCTTTTTTCTGAATCAAAACATGAGAAGCAACTTTCGGGCACCATCAAAAATTACGACTGACAGCTCCCAAGGCAATCAAATCCCATATTTAATGTAGTGAAGCAGAACCAATCTATTTTACGAATACAAAAACGGTCCAGGAATGCTCCTGGACCGTTTTTGTATTCGTAAAATATAATTGTTAGTGAGTTTTGATCACCTTCAGGGTTCGGCTTTGTTCCGGAGTACTGACTCGAAGAATCAAAATACCCGCAGCCTGCCCTTTAACTGACAACCGTTGCTGTTCCAACGAAGTCGCTTCCTGAAGTTGAAGCTCAGCTACCGTTTGTCCTTTTGCATCCAGTAGTTGCGTTCGCAACGGACGACCGCTGGCTCCCTTCACTTCTACTACTACCTCATCATTGGTAATCGGGTTACCTAACAACACCACCTGCAGACCACCATCCTCTTCCGCCGAGACACGTGCTCCGGATGCCTGATCGATGACCGTGAAGCTGATCGTCAGCGGAGTACCCGCCGTGCCCCCGGCGGCTGTGGCCGTGTATGGCGTGGCCGTCAGCGTGTAACTGCCCACCGCTGGTGTCCAGTTGTTGAAGTTGCCGTTGCTGTCGCCAAACAGGGCATAGGGTACCCCGTTGTCAACCTGGTTACGGCTTTGCTTGCCACTCAACACCATCCGCACCGAGCCCACTGTACCGGGGTTGGTATTAACCCGGATGTTGATGCTGCGCGAAGCCAGCGTGGCCAGACCGTGAAGCTGATGCTCAGCGGCACGCCCGCCGTACCGCCACCGCCCGAAGCGGTGTAAGGTGTGCCCGTCAACGTGTAGCTGCCCGTCGCTGGCGTCCAGTTGTTGTAGTTGCCGTTGCTGTCCCCAAACAAGGCATACGGTGCCCCGTTGTCGGTCTGCGTGCGGTTCTGCTTGCCACCCAGTACCATGCGCACCGAGCCCACCGTGACCGGGTTGGTATTAGCCCGGATGTTGATGCTCTTCGAGGCCAGCGTGGCTAAATTAATCTGCTCGCCCGGCGTGAGCACCCGAATCTCCTGGTCGCTGGTGGCATTGATCAAACTGAAGCTGATGACGGCCTGCTGGGGAGCCGGAGCCGCGCTCACTGTCACACTGACGAGCTCCTGGGCCGACAGGGCGGGCGAGCCGTTGTCAGTCACCGTCACCGTCAGACTAACCGTACCGGTTGTTGTGGGCGTCCAGCTAAAAGCGCCCGTGCTGGCGTTGATGCTCGCTCCCGAAGCACCGCTCACACTGTAAGTAAGTGTTTGGGCGGGCGTATCGCTGTCAGTAGCCTGGGCGGTGAAGGTCAGGGCCTG
This Larkinella insperata DNA region includes the following protein-coding sequences:
- a CDS encoding T9SS type A sorting domain-containing protein, with the translated sequence MGSVRMVLSGKQSRNQVDNGVPYALFGDSNGNFNNWTPAVGSYTLTATPYTATAAGGTAGTPLTISFTVIDQASGARVSAEEDGGLQVVLLGNPITNDEVVVEVKGASGRPLRTQLLDAKGQTVAELQLQEATSLEQQRLSVKGQAAGILILRVSTPEQSRTLKVIKTH
- a CDS encoding SDR family NAD(P)-dependent oxidoreductase, with the protein product MNNSKIALVTGGSRGLGKNMALSLAQKGIDVILTYNSQKDEATAVVNEIEQIGQKAAFLQLNTGDVGSFDGFFEQLKTILETTFGADRFDFLINNAGIGIHAPFAETTEEQFDQLSNIHLKGVFFLTQKALPLLNDGGRIVNVSSGLARFAVPGSSAYGALKAAVEMLTRYQAKELGARGITVNVVAPGAIETDFGGGQVRDNVQLNQWVAGVTALGRAGLPDDIGGVVAFLCTDDARWINGQRIEVSGGMNL
- a CDS encoding helix-turn-helix domain-containing protein; the encoded protein is MEIKTLESFYKDTAALIPEGINKEIGHFNVFKIDEIHAQNRKNPKPVMPYNRRAYYKISLISGRNRAEYADKVIDIEKNALLFATPKIPYHYVPQDDDQFGYFCIFTSDFLLHSKSGVVLDELPIYHPGGYPIFLLSDEEADDISYVFKKMHNELSSNYAYKYDLLRNYVLELIHLGQKLQPATALYPTHNASARVSSLFIELLERQFPIESPHQRLSLRTAKDFADRLAVHVNHLNKVLKENTGKTTTDLISGRVLQEAKILLKQTDWNISEIAHSLGFEEVAHFSNFFKKQTSFAPLAFRA